The following are from one region of the Salvia splendens isolate huo1 chromosome 2, SspV2, whole genome shotgun sequence genome:
- the LOC121792302 gene encoding rhodanese-like domain-containing protein 6 isoform X1, translating to MADHHINQQTNHGNGKDHGVLLYYKYAEIPNLEDLFDFYHSNCTSLSLLGRVRLSSQGVNVTVGGRLTALEEHIEALKSNPLFEGTDFKLASCSEPLGDQVTKECGFTSLSIRIVKELVTLSSHPLLKSPEISNAGRHLSAAEFHSVLQNAGNCQELSSGSDKELILLDARNLYETRIGKFHAPDVKTLDPAIRQYSDLPSWIDDNSEKLKGNNILMYCTGGIRCEMASAYIRSKGSGFENVFQLYGGIQRYMEQFPDGGFFKGKNFVFDHRVSVGSLDPNKLGTCLFCDIPFDDYTARCRCSHCRMLVLVCDRCQERNSSYVCELCQKDGKPFLSISSMAKEVPETPYDDQNFDIDQSSSLLPISEGQNTALTKPIRKLRILCLHGFRQNASGFKGRTASLAKKLKNFAELVFVDSPHELPFIYQAPLADQNHSSDSASEQKSPPLNHCNRKFAWLVDADYNGKDDCEWKMAKAPFDCLQYQQQTEGFERSIEYLKSVFSQKGPFDGILGFSQGAAMAALVGARREELKGDMDFRFVILCSGFSVNMTRNPEGSINCPSLHIFGHKEGKDRQIDCKASTHLASLFENGCAVIIEHDFGHIIPTRSPYIDEIKDFLRRFQ from the exons ATGGCGGACCACCACATCAATCAGCAAACTAACCATGGAAATGGGAAGGACCATGGCGTGTTACTGTACTACAAGTACGCAGAAATCCCCAACCTTGAAGACCTCTTCGATTTCTACCATTCCAATTgcacctctctctccctcctcgGCCGCGTCCGCCTCTCTTCTCAGGGCGTCAACGTCACT GTTGGGGGTAGATTGACGGCATTGGAGGAACACATTGAGGCACTGAAATCTAACCCTCTCTTTGAAGGAACCGACTTCAAGCTGGCCTCTTGTTCCGAGCCGTTGGGTGATCAAGTGACCAAGGAATGTGGATTTACTTCTTTGTCTATCCGGATTGTTAAG GAACTGGTGACCTTAAGCTCTCACCCATTGTTGAAGTCTCCGGAGATTTCAAATGCTGGGAGACATCTCTCGGCAGCTGAATTTCACTCTGTTCTTCAGAATGCTG GTAATTGTCAAGAGTTAAGTAGTGGTTCTGACAAGGAATTGATACTGTTAGATGCAAGAAATTTGTACGAGACAAGAATAGGCAAGTTTCATGCTCCAGATGTCAAAACATTAGATCCAGCTATCAGGCAGTATAGTGACCTGCCCTCATggattgatgacaattcagagAAATTAAAGGGGAATAATATCCTTAT GTACTGTACTGGGGGAATTAGATGCGAGATGGCATCAGCCTATATCAGATCTAAAGGTTCTGGTTTTGAAAATGTTTTTCAG TTATATGGTGGGATCCAAAGATATATGGAACAATTTCCAGATGGAGGCTTCTTCAAAGGGAAGAATTTCGTTTTTGACCATCG GGTTTCTGTTGGGAGCTTAGATCCTAATAAGTTGGGAACTTGCCTCTTCTGTGACATACCATTTGATGACTACACTGCACGTTGTCGGTGTTCTCACTGTAGGATGCTTGTATTAGTCTGTGATCGTTGTCAG GAAAGAAATTCATCTTATGTTTGTGAGTTGTGCCAGAAAGATGGCAAGCCTTTTCTCTCCATTTCCTCTATGGCGAAGGAAGTACCGGAAACACCATATGATGATCAAAATTTTGATATTGATCAATCTTCATCTCTTCTACCTATAAGTGAAG GACAAAATACTGCTTTGACTAAGCCAATTAGAAAGCTCAGAATATTATGCTTGCATGGCTTCCGGCAGAATGCATCCGGTTTCAAAGGAAGAACAGCATCATTAGCCAAGAAACTCAAGAACTTTGCTGAGCTTGTGTTTGTTGACTCACCGCATGAATTGCCTTTCATTTACCAAGCTCCGCTAGCTGATCAGAATCATAGTAGTGATTCTGCATCCGAGCAGAAAAGCCCACCCTTGAACCATTGCAATAGGAAGTTTGCATGGTTGGTCGATGCAGATTATAATGGAAAGGATGATTGTGAGTGGAAGATGGCTAAAGCTCCTTTCGACTGTCTGCAGTACCAGCAACAAACAGAGGGGTTCGAAAGGTCTATTGAATACTTGAAAAGTGTATTCTCTCAAAAGGGACCTTTTGATGGGATATTGGGATTCTCTCAAGGAGCTGCAATGGCTGCCTTGGTCGGTGCTCGCAGAGAAGAGCTTAAGGGTGACATGGATTTTAGGTTTGTTATTTTATGCTCAGGTTTTTCTGTTAATATGACAAGAAATCCCGAAGGGTCGATCAACTGTCCATCACTTCATATTTTTGGGCACAAAGAGGGCAAGGACAGACAGATAGATTGCAAAGCCAGTACGCATCTAGCTTCCTTGTTTGAGAATGGATGCGCAGTGATTATTGAACACGACTTTGGTCATATCATCCCGACGAGATCTCCATACATTGATGAGATTAAAGATTTTCTTAGACGGTTTCAGTGA
- the LOC121792302 gene encoding rhodanese-like domain-containing protein 6 isoform X2, protein MADHHINQQTNHGNGKDHGVLLYYKYAEIPNLEDLFDFYHSNCTSLSLLGRVRLSSQGVNVTVGGRLTALEEHIEALKSNPLFEGTDFKLASCSEPLGDQVTKECGFTSLSIRIVKELVTLSSHPLLKSPEISNAGRHLSAAEFHSVLQNADARNLYETRIGKFHAPDVKTLDPAIRQYSDLPSWIDDNSEKLKGNNILMYCTGGIRCEMASAYIRSKGSGFENVFQLYGGIQRYMEQFPDGGFFKGKNFVFDHRVSVGSLDPNKLGTCLFCDIPFDDYTARCRCSHCRMLVLVCDRCQERNSSYVCELCQKDGKPFLSISSMAKEVPETPYDDQNFDIDQSSSLLPISEGQNTALTKPIRKLRILCLHGFRQNASGFKGRTASLAKKLKNFAELVFVDSPHELPFIYQAPLADQNHSSDSASEQKSPPLNHCNRKFAWLVDADYNGKDDCEWKMAKAPFDCLQYQQQTEGFERSIEYLKSVFSQKGPFDGILGFSQGAAMAALVGARREELKGDMDFRFVILCSGFSVNMTRNPEGSINCPSLHIFGHKEGKDRQIDCKASTHLASLFENGCAVIIEHDFGHIIPTRSPYIDEIKDFLRRFQ, encoded by the exons ATGGCGGACCACCACATCAATCAGCAAACTAACCATGGAAATGGGAAGGACCATGGCGTGTTACTGTACTACAAGTACGCAGAAATCCCCAACCTTGAAGACCTCTTCGATTTCTACCATTCCAATTgcacctctctctccctcctcgGCCGCGTCCGCCTCTCTTCTCAGGGCGTCAACGTCACT GTTGGGGGTAGATTGACGGCATTGGAGGAACACATTGAGGCACTGAAATCTAACCCTCTCTTTGAAGGAACCGACTTCAAGCTGGCCTCTTGTTCCGAGCCGTTGGGTGATCAAGTGACCAAGGAATGTGGATTTACTTCTTTGTCTATCCGGATTGTTAAG GAACTGGTGACCTTAAGCTCTCACCCATTGTTGAAGTCTCCGGAGATTTCAAATGCTGGGAGACATCTCTCGGCAGCTGAATTTCACTCTGTTCTTCAGAATGCTG ATGCAAGAAATTTGTACGAGACAAGAATAGGCAAGTTTCATGCTCCAGATGTCAAAACATTAGATCCAGCTATCAGGCAGTATAGTGACCTGCCCTCATggattgatgacaattcagagAAATTAAAGGGGAATAATATCCTTAT GTACTGTACTGGGGGAATTAGATGCGAGATGGCATCAGCCTATATCAGATCTAAAGGTTCTGGTTTTGAAAATGTTTTTCAG TTATATGGTGGGATCCAAAGATATATGGAACAATTTCCAGATGGAGGCTTCTTCAAAGGGAAGAATTTCGTTTTTGACCATCG GGTTTCTGTTGGGAGCTTAGATCCTAATAAGTTGGGAACTTGCCTCTTCTGTGACATACCATTTGATGACTACACTGCACGTTGTCGGTGTTCTCACTGTAGGATGCTTGTATTAGTCTGTGATCGTTGTCAG GAAAGAAATTCATCTTATGTTTGTGAGTTGTGCCAGAAAGATGGCAAGCCTTTTCTCTCCATTTCCTCTATGGCGAAGGAAGTACCGGAAACACCATATGATGATCAAAATTTTGATATTGATCAATCTTCATCTCTTCTACCTATAAGTGAAG GACAAAATACTGCTTTGACTAAGCCAATTAGAAAGCTCAGAATATTATGCTTGCATGGCTTCCGGCAGAATGCATCCGGTTTCAAAGGAAGAACAGCATCATTAGCCAAGAAACTCAAGAACTTTGCTGAGCTTGTGTTTGTTGACTCACCGCATGAATTGCCTTTCATTTACCAAGCTCCGCTAGCTGATCAGAATCATAGTAGTGATTCTGCATCCGAGCAGAAAAGCCCACCCTTGAACCATTGCAATAGGAAGTTTGCATGGTTGGTCGATGCAGATTATAATGGAAAGGATGATTGTGAGTGGAAGATGGCTAAAGCTCCTTTCGACTGTCTGCAGTACCAGCAACAAACAGAGGGGTTCGAAAGGTCTATTGAATACTTGAAAAGTGTATTCTCTCAAAAGGGACCTTTTGATGGGATATTGGGATTCTCTCAAGGAGCTGCAATGGCTGCCTTGGTCGGTGCTCGCAGAGAAGAGCTTAAGGGTGACATGGATTTTAGGTTTGTTATTTTATGCTCAGGTTTTTCTGTTAATATGACAAGAAATCCCGAAGGGTCGATCAACTGTCCATCACTTCATATTTTTGGGCACAAAGAGGGCAAGGACAGACAGATAGATTGCAAAGCCAGTACGCATCTAGCTTCCTTGTTTGAGAATGGATGCGCAGTGATTATTGAACACGACTTTGGTCATATCATCCCGACGAGATCTCCATACATTGATGAGATTAAAGATTTTCTTAGACGGTTTCAGTGA
- the LOC121792303 gene encoding rRNA N6-adenosine-methyltransferase METTL5-like, whose amino-acid sequence MKLKQLESLLGSLQQFDRPKIELEQYPTGPHIASRLLYTAENSFGDLSDKVVADFGCGCGTLGLAAGLLGAEHVTGFDIDQESIEIATSNADELDLDIDFVQCDIRNLTLSDRHIDTVVMNPPFGTRKKGADMEFLSVALKVASRAVYSLHKTSTRDHIRRTALREYNASSAEVLCELRFDVPQLYKFHKKKEVDVAVDLWRFIPTSNQGRHL is encoded by the exons ATGAAGTTGAAGCAGTTGGAGAGCCTTCTCGGCTCTCTTCAACAGTTCGACCGCCCCAAG ATTGAATTGGAGCAATATCCCACAGGACCCCACATCGCATCTCGCTTGCTCTACACT GCAGAGAATTCGTTCGGGGATTTGAGTGATAAGGTAGTGGCGGATTTCGGTTGTGGCTGCGGTACCCTAGGACTTGCTGCTGGTCTTTTGGGGGCAGA GCATGTCACTGGATTTGATATTGATCAGGAGTCTATTGAAATTGCAACATCTAATGCAGATGAACTAGAT TTAGACATCGATTTTGTTCAATGTGATATCAGGAATTTAACATTGTCAG ATCGGCATATCGACACAGTTGTAATGAATCCTCCATTTGGGACTCGGAAAAAAGGAGCAGACATGGAATTTCTCTCTGTGGCTTTGAAG GTTGCTTCCCGAGCAGTCTATTCCTTGCACAAGACCTCAACAAGAGAT CACATCAGAAGAACTGCATTGCGAGAATATAATGCTAGCAGCGCTGAGGTTCTGTGTGAG CTTCGCTTCGATGTGCCACAACTCTacaaatttcacaagaaaaaggagGTCGATGTGGCAGTTGATCTGTGGCGATTCATTCCAACATCCAATCAAGGAAGGCATCTCTAG